The proteins below come from a single Peromyscus leucopus breed LL Stock chromosome 13, UCI_PerLeu_2.1, whole genome shotgun sequence genomic window:
- the Macir gene encoding macrophage immunometabolism regulator, giving the protein MEVDINGESRSTLTTLPLPVAEGSSPGKAEAEKPRCSSTPCSPMRRTVSGYQILHMDSNYLVGFATGEELLKLAQKCTGGEESKGEAVPPLRSKQLDAGLARSSRLYKTRSRYYQPYEIPAVNGRRRRRMPSSGDKCTKSLPYEPYKALHGPLPLCLLKGKRAHSKSLDYLNLDKMNIKEPADTEVLQYQLQHLTLRGDRVFARNNT; this is encoded by the coding sequence ATGGAAGTAGATATAAATGGGGAGTCCAGAAGTACCCTGACCACCCTGCCGCTACCTGTGGCTGAGGGGAGCTCGCCAGGAAAAGCGGAAGCCGAGAAGCCCCGCTGTTCCAGCACGCCATGTTCGCCCATGCGTCGGACTGTGTCAGGTTATCAGATCCTCCACATGGACTCCAACTATTTGGTTGGCTTTGCAACGGGTGAGGAACTCCTGAAGTTAGCCCAGAAGTGCACAGGAGGGGAGGAAAGCAAGGGGGAAGCCGTACCGCCCTTGCGCTCCAAACAGCTGGATGCGGGACTCGCACGCTCCTCTCGTCTGTACAAAACTAGAAGTAGGTACTATCAGCCATATGAGATTCCAGCTGTTAATGGCAGGAGGCGAAGGCGGATGCCCAGCTCAGGAGACAAGTGTACCAAATCCTTACCTTATGAACCTTATAAGGCCCTCCATGGGCCCTTGCCTCTATGTCTTCTTAAAGGTAAGAGGGCTCACTCTAAATCCCTGGACTACCTCAATCTAGATAAAATGAACATCAAGGAGCCAGCGGACACAGAAGTGTTACAGTACCAGCTTCAACACCTGACCCTCCGAGGGGACCGAGTGTTTGCTAGGAATAATACATGA